Proteins encoded together in one Falco biarmicus isolate bFalBia1 chromosome 4, bFalBia1.pri, whole genome shotgun sequence window:
- the XPC gene encoding DNA repair protein complementing XP-C cells isoform X1: MAPKRRAAPRPAPASKRRRGGLGAPRDEPAEEADDFEDKTPGVKNNDSKALASRKEDGCDTGVSNSANKPSKQKGAKSLIKEDKKYTRNKRNPKKEEMCSDLLKPTQKEMKLKRESPVKKEMGEDNTGDDDDESEDEWEDVEELQEPATAKLEEDPVLPAVVLPSNPVEIEIETPEQMKKRERREKRKAEFEMYLRRMMKRFSKEVREDTHKVHLLCLLANGFYRNRICSQPDLHAIGLSIIPTHFTKVPAGQVDLLYLSNLVKWFVGTFTVNDELSTGKGEPLQSTLERRFAIYAARDDEELVHIFLIILRALQLLCRLVLSFQPVPLKETRAKGKSSSKSQSVSGTSEGQESSATTPKAVAKKCPCKKAKHDEKSSESEKDNKEPKKLKTVQTKRIHKSKLTTGSQEQKESGNGESSLVEKDGPVRPKNNRRRRVASKVCYKEESGSDEGSGSDFEVSEEESDLSDEDFETVSKRWRSSLGSQKSKVTAIKSPKTETSESKLSKNSCGPEPRPAKSTAPALPPAQRKRNKIISSDEDDGQQEVRKVMGTDQWLEVFLEREDKWVCVDCVHGNVDQPQLCFTYATKPLFYIVGFDNDGSVRDVTQRYDPVWMTATRKNRVDPEWWEDTLQPYKSPYVERDKKEEKEFQVKLQDQPLPTAIGEYKNHPLYALKRHLLKYQAIYPESAAILGYCRGEAVYSRDCVHTLHSKDTWLKQARVVRIGEVPYKMVKGYSNQARKARLAEPANRDKEDLALFGRWQTEEYQPPVAVDGKVPRNEYGNVYLFLPSMLPVGCVQLRLPNLNRLARKLDIDCAQAITGFDFHGGYSHPVTDGYVVCEEYKEVLIAAWENEQAEIEKKEKEKREKRALGNWKLLTKGLLIRERLKQRYSIKTEPSAPETETGAAFSSDEEGGPSSETAVGNVAISWPQNRWLEKEKEEKTARKSKREKKGEAAQLFPFEKL, encoded by the exons ATGGCCCCCAAGCGCAGAGCGGCGCCCCGGCCCGCGCCTGCCAGCAAGAGGCGccgcggggggctgggggcgccgCGGGACGAGCCGGCGGAGGAGG CAGATGATTTTGAAGATAAAACGCCCGGTGTAAAGAATAATGACTCAAAAGCTTTGGCTAGCAGGAAGGAAGACGGTTGTGATACTGGAGTTTCCAACTCAGCAAATAagccttcaaaacaaaaaggggCAAAATCTCTaataaaagaagataaaaaatatactagaaataaaaggaatcctaaaaaagaagaaatgtgcaG TGATTTGCTGAAGCCCACTCAGAAGGAGATGAAGTTGAAGAGAGAATCCCCTGTTAAAAAAGAGATGGGTGAAGACAATactggtgatgatgatgatgaaagtGAAGATGAATGGGAGGATGTAGAGG AACTCCAGGAACCTGCCACAGCTAAGTTAGAAGAAGATCCTGTTCTTCCGGCAGTGGTGCTGCCAAGCAATCCTGTCGAGATAGAGATTGAAACTCCAgagcagatgaagaaaagagagaggag agaaaaaaggaaagctgagttTGAGATGTATCTTCGGAGAATGATGAAACGTTTCAGCAAGGAGGTTCGTGAGGACACACATAAG GTTCACCTCTTGTGTTTATTAGCAAATGGTTTCTATAGAAACAGGATCTGCAGCCAGCCAGATCTTCATGCTATTGGTCTATCCATCATCCCCACCCACTTCACAAAAGTGCCTGCAGGCCAAGTGGACCTTCTCTACCTTTCCAACTTGGTGAAATG GTTTGTTGGAACCTTCACTGTCAACGATGAGCTTTCCACTGGAAAAGGAGAGCCCCTTCAGTCAACTTTGGAGAGGCGCTTTGCCATCTATGCTGCACGGGATGATGAGGAGTTGGTTCAT atatttttaattattctgcGAGCGTTACAGCTTCTGTGTCGCCTTGTGCTGTCTTTTCAACCCGTTCCTCTCAAGGAAACAAGAGCAAAG GGAAAAAGCTCATCCAAGAGCCAGTCTGTCAGTGGTACCTCTGAGGGGCAGGAGAGCTCTGCCACAACACCCAAAGCTGTGGCAAAAAAATGCCCCTGCAAAAAAGCCAAGCATGATGAGAAGTCCTCAGAGAGCGAAAAAGACAACAAGGAGCCAAAGAAACTCAAAACTGTTCAGACCAAAAGGATACACAAATCGAAGTTGACTACAGGCAGCCAGGAACAGAAGGAATCTGGTAATGGGGAGAGCAGTTTAGTGGAAAAAGATGGGCCAGTGAGGCCCAAGAACAACCGCCGGAGACGAGTGGCCTCCAAAGTGTGTTACAAAGAAGAGAGTGGAAGTGATGAGGGCAGTGGTTCAGACTTTGAGGTTTCAGAGGAGGAGAGTGATCTCTCTGATGAGGATTTTGAAACTGTCTCTAAAAGGTGGAGGAGCTCACTGGGCTCCCAGAAGTCAAAGGTAACGGCtataaaaagccccaaaactgAGACTTCAGAATCAAAGCTGTCCAAAAATTCATGTGGACCTGAGCCTAGGCCGGCAAAAAGTACAGCTCCAGCCTTGCCTCCtgcacagagaaagagaaacaaaataatttctagtgATGAGGATGATGGACAGCAGGAGGTAAGGAAAGTGATGGGCACAGACCAGTGGCTGGAGGTTTTCCTTGAACGTGAGGACAAGTGGGTGTGTGTAGACTGTGTTCATGGCAACGTTGatcagccacagctgtgctTCACATATGCCACAAAGCCACTTTTCTACATTGTGGGATTTGACAATGATGGGAGTGTCAGGGATGTGACACAAAGATATGACCCTGTGTGGATGACTGCAACAAGGAAGAACCGTGTGGACCCTGAGTGGTGGGAAGACACGCTGCAGCCATACAAAAGCCCCTATGTGGAAAGagacaagaaggaagaaaaagag TTTCAAGTTAAGCTTCAAGATCAGCCTCTACCAACAGCGATTGGAGAGTACAAAAACCACCCTCTTTATGCACTGAAGAGGCACCTCTTGAAATACCAGGCGATCTATCCTGAGTCAGCTGCTATCCTAGGGTACTGCAGGGGAGAGGCTGTCTACTCCAG AGACTGCGTACACACGCTGCACTCCAAGGACACTTGGCTGAAGCAAGCTCGAGTGGTGAGGATTGGAGAAGTGCCTTACAAG ATGGTGAAAGGATATTCCAACCAGGCGAGGAAGGCACGCCTTGCAGAGCCTGCAAACAGGGACAAAGAGGACCTGGCGCTGTTTGGTCGCTGGCAGACTGAGGAGTATCAGCCACCTGTAGCAGTGGATGGAAAG GTTCCTCGGAATGAATATGGAAATGTCTATCTTTTCCTGCCATCCATGTTACCCGTTGGCTGTGTGCAGCTGAGACTCCCAAATCTGAACAGATTGGCGCGGAAGCTGGACATTGACTGTGCTCAAGCCATCACTGGATTTGATTTTCATGGCGGCTACTCGCACCCCGT TACCGATGGCTACGTTGTCTGTGAGGAGTATAAAGAGGTCCTTATTGCCGCCTGGGAGAATGAACAAGCAGAAAtagagaagaaggagaaggag AAGCGTGAGAAAAGAGCTCTGGGGAATTGGAAGCTGCTGACAAAAGGACTTCTCATCAGAGAGAGACTGAAGCAACGCTACTCCATCAAG ACTGAGCCGTCAGCACCCGAGACAGAGACAGGAGCAGCATTCTCTTCTGATGAAGAAGGAGGTCCAAGTTCAGAGACTGCAGTAGGGAACGTGGCCATTTCTTGGCCCCAGAATCGCTggttagagaaagaaaaagaagagaagacagCCAGAAAGAGCAAGcgagaaaagaaaggagaagcagcacagttGTTCCCTTTTGAGAAACTGTGA
- the XPC gene encoding DNA repair protein complementing XP-C cells isoform X3, with protein sequence MAPKRRAAPRPAPASKRRRGGLGAPRDEPAEEADDFEDKTPGVKNNDSKALASRKEDGCDTGVSNSANKPSKQKGAKSLIKEDKKYTRNKRNPKKEEMCSDLLKPTQKEMKLKRESPVKKEMGEDNTGDDDDESEDEWEDVEELQEPATAKLEEDPVLPAVVLPSNPVEIEIETPEQMKKRERREKRKAEFEMYLRRMMKRFSKEVREDTHKVHLLCLLANGFYRNRICSQPDLHAIGLSIIPTHFTKVPAGQVDLLYLSNLVKWFVGTFTVNDELSTGKGEPLQSTLERRFAIYAARDDEELVHIFLIILRALQLLCRLVLSFQPVPLKETRAKGKSSSKSQSVSGTSEGQESSATTPKAVAKKCPCKKAKHDEKSSESEKDNKEPKKLKTVQTKRIHKSKLTTGSQEQKESGNGESSLVEKDGPVRPKNNRRRRVASKVCYKEESGSDEGSGSDFEVSEEESDLSDEDFETVSKRWRSSLGSQKSKVTAIKSPKTETSESKLSKNSCGPEPRPAKSTAPALPPAQRKRNKIISSDEDDGQQEVRKVMGTDQWLEVFLEREDKWVCVDCVHGNVDQPQLCFTYATKPLFYIVGFDNDGSVRDVTQRYDPVWMTATRKNRVDPEWWEDTLQPYKSPYVERDKKEEKEFQVKLQDQPLPTAIGEYKNHPLYALKRHLLKYQAIYPESAAILGYCRGEAVYSRDCVHTLHSKDTWLKQARVVRIGEVPYKMVKGYSNQARKARLAEPANRDKEDLALFGRWQTEEYQPPVAVDGKVPRNEYGNVYLFLPSMLPVGCVQLRLPNLNRLARKLDIDCAQAITGFDFHGGYSHPVS encoded by the exons ATGGCCCCCAAGCGCAGAGCGGCGCCCCGGCCCGCGCCTGCCAGCAAGAGGCGccgcggggggctgggggcgccgCGGGACGAGCCGGCGGAGGAGG CAGATGATTTTGAAGATAAAACGCCCGGTGTAAAGAATAATGACTCAAAAGCTTTGGCTAGCAGGAAGGAAGACGGTTGTGATACTGGAGTTTCCAACTCAGCAAATAagccttcaaaacaaaaaggggCAAAATCTCTaataaaagaagataaaaaatatactagaaataaaaggaatcctaaaaaagaagaaatgtgcaG TGATTTGCTGAAGCCCACTCAGAAGGAGATGAAGTTGAAGAGAGAATCCCCTGTTAAAAAAGAGATGGGTGAAGACAATactggtgatgatgatgatgaaagtGAAGATGAATGGGAGGATGTAGAGG AACTCCAGGAACCTGCCACAGCTAAGTTAGAAGAAGATCCTGTTCTTCCGGCAGTGGTGCTGCCAAGCAATCCTGTCGAGATAGAGATTGAAACTCCAgagcagatgaagaaaagagagaggag agaaaaaaggaaagctgagttTGAGATGTATCTTCGGAGAATGATGAAACGTTTCAGCAAGGAGGTTCGTGAGGACACACATAAG GTTCACCTCTTGTGTTTATTAGCAAATGGTTTCTATAGAAACAGGATCTGCAGCCAGCCAGATCTTCATGCTATTGGTCTATCCATCATCCCCACCCACTTCACAAAAGTGCCTGCAGGCCAAGTGGACCTTCTCTACCTTTCCAACTTGGTGAAATG GTTTGTTGGAACCTTCACTGTCAACGATGAGCTTTCCACTGGAAAAGGAGAGCCCCTTCAGTCAACTTTGGAGAGGCGCTTTGCCATCTATGCTGCACGGGATGATGAGGAGTTGGTTCAT atatttttaattattctgcGAGCGTTACAGCTTCTGTGTCGCCTTGTGCTGTCTTTTCAACCCGTTCCTCTCAAGGAAACAAGAGCAAAG GGAAAAAGCTCATCCAAGAGCCAGTCTGTCAGTGGTACCTCTGAGGGGCAGGAGAGCTCTGCCACAACACCCAAAGCTGTGGCAAAAAAATGCCCCTGCAAAAAAGCCAAGCATGATGAGAAGTCCTCAGAGAGCGAAAAAGACAACAAGGAGCCAAAGAAACTCAAAACTGTTCAGACCAAAAGGATACACAAATCGAAGTTGACTACAGGCAGCCAGGAACAGAAGGAATCTGGTAATGGGGAGAGCAGTTTAGTGGAAAAAGATGGGCCAGTGAGGCCCAAGAACAACCGCCGGAGACGAGTGGCCTCCAAAGTGTGTTACAAAGAAGAGAGTGGAAGTGATGAGGGCAGTGGTTCAGACTTTGAGGTTTCAGAGGAGGAGAGTGATCTCTCTGATGAGGATTTTGAAACTGTCTCTAAAAGGTGGAGGAGCTCACTGGGCTCCCAGAAGTCAAAGGTAACGGCtataaaaagccccaaaactgAGACTTCAGAATCAAAGCTGTCCAAAAATTCATGTGGACCTGAGCCTAGGCCGGCAAAAAGTACAGCTCCAGCCTTGCCTCCtgcacagagaaagagaaacaaaataatttctagtgATGAGGATGATGGACAGCAGGAGGTAAGGAAAGTGATGGGCACAGACCAGTGGCTGGAGGTTTTCCTTGAACGTGAGGACAAGTGGGTGTGTGTAGACTGTGTTCATGGCAACGTTGatcagccacagctgtgctTCACATATGCCACAAAGCCACTTTTCTACATTGTGGGATTTGACAATGATGGGAGTGTCAGGGATGTGACACAAAGATATGACCCTGTGTGGATGACTGCAACAAGGAAGAACCGTGTGGACCCTGAGTGGTGGGAAGACACGCTGCAGCCATACAAAAGCCCCTATGTGGAAAGagacaagaaggaagaaaaagag TTTCAAGTTAAGCTTCAAGATCAGCCTCTACCAACAGCGATTGGAGAGTACAAAAACCACCCTCTTTATGCACTGAAGAGGCACCTCTTGAAATACCAGGCGATCTATCCTGAGTCAGCTGCTATCCTAGGGTACTGCAGGGGAGAGGCTGTCTACTCCAG AGACTGCGTACACACGCTGCACTCCAAGGACACTTGGCTGAAGCAAGCTCGAGTGGTGAGGATTGGAGAAGTGCCTTACAAG ATGGTGAAAGGATATTCCAACCAGGCGAGGAAGGCACGCCTTGCAGAGCCTGCAAACAGGGACAAAGAGGACCTGGCGCTGTTTGGTCGCTGGCAGACTGAGGAGTATCAGCCACCTGTAGCAGTGGATGGAAAG GTTCCTCGGAATGAATATGGAAATGTCTATCTTTTCCTGCCATCCATGTTACCCGTTGGCTGTGTGCAGCTGAGACTCCCAAATCTGAACAGATTGGCGCGGAAGCTGGACATTGACTGTGCTCAAGCCATCACTGGATTTGATTTTCATGGCGGCTACTCGCACCCCGT tagCTGA
- the CHCHD4 gene encoding mitochondrial intermembrane space import and assembly protein 40 — translation MSYCRQEGKDRIIFATKEDHETPSSAELVADDPDDPYEEQGLILPNGDINWNCPCLGGMASGPCGEQFKSAFSCFHYSTEEIKGSDCVDQFRAMQECMQKYPDLYPQEDENEEEEKSSKDLEATPMEASAAKEEKGSS, via the exons ATGTCCTACTGCAGGCAAGAAG GGAAAGACAGAATTATATTTGCAACCAAGGAGGACCATGAGACACCAAGCAGTGCTGAGCTGGTTGCAGATGACCCAGACGACCCTTATGAAGAACAAG GTTTGATATTGCCCAATGGAGATATCAATTGGAATTGCCCATGTCTGGGTGGAATGGCTAGTGGTCCCTGTGGGGAACAGTTCAAGTCAGCCTTTTCTTGTTTCCACTATagtacagaagaaataaagggaTCAGACTGTGTGGACCAATTCCGTGCCATGCAGGAATGCATGCAAAAATATCCAGATCTTTACCCTCAAGAGgatgaaaatgaagaagaagAGAAGTCAAGCAAAGATTTGGAAGCTACTCCTATGGAGGCTTCTGCTGCCAAAGAGGAGAAGGGATCTAGCTAA
- the XPC gene encoding DNA repair protein complementing XP-C cells isoform X2, whose amino-acid sequence MAPKRRAAPRPAPASKRRRGGLGAPRDEPAEEDDFEDKTPGVKNNDSKALASRKEDGCDTGVSNSANKPSKQKGAKSLIKEDKKYTRNKRNPKKEEMCSDLLKPTQKEMKLKRESPVKKEMGEDNTGDDDDESEDEWEDVEELQEPATAKLEEDPVLPAVVLPSNPVEIEIETPEQMKKRERREKRKAEFEMYLRRMMKRFSKEVREDTHKVHLLCLLANGFYRNRICSQPDLHAIGLSIIPTHFTKVPAGQVDLLYLSNLVKWFVGTFTVNDELSTGKGEPLQSTLERRFAIYAARDDEELVHIFLIILRALQLLCRLVLSFQPVPLKETRAKGKSSSKSQSVSGTSEGQESSATTPKAVAKKCPCKKAKHDEKSSESEKDNKEPKKLKTVQTKRIHKSKLTTGSQEQKESGNGESSLVEKDGPVRPKNNRRRRVASKVCYKEESGSDEGSGSDFEVSEEESDLSDEDFETVSKRWRSSLGSQKSKVTAIKSPKTETSESKLSKNSCGPEPRPAKSTAPALPPAQRKRNKIISSDEDDGQQEVRKVMGTDQWLEVFLEREDKWVCVDCVHGNVDQPQLCFTYATKPLFYIVGFDNDGSVRDVTQRYDPVWMTATRKNRVDPEWWEDTLQPYKSPYVERDKKEEKEFQVKLQDQPLPTAIGEYKNHPLYALKRHLLKYQAIYPESAAILGYCRGEAVYSRDCVHTLHSKDTWLKQARVVRIGEVPYKMVKGYSNQARKARLAEPANRDKEDLALFGRWQTEEYQPPVAVDGKVPRNEYGNVYLFLPSMLPVGCVQLRLPNLNRLARKLDIDCAQAITGFDFHGGYSHPVTDGYVVCEEYKEVLIAAWENEQAEIEKKEKEKREKRALGNWKLLTKGLLIRERLKQRYSIKTEPSAPETETGAAFSSDEEGGPSSETAVGNVAISWPQNRWLEKEKEEKTARKSKREKKGEAAQLFPFEKL is encoded by the exons ATGGCCCCCAAGCGCAGAGCGGCGCCCCGGCCCGCGCCTGCCAGCAAGAGGCGccgcggggggctgggggcgccgCGGGACGAGCCGGCGGAGGAGG ATGATTTTGAAGATAAAACGCCCGGTGTAAAGAATAATGACTCAAAAGCTTTGGCTAGCAGGAAGGAAGACGGTTGTGATACTGGAGTTTCCAACTCAGCAAATAagccttcaaaacaaaaaggggCAAAATCTCTaataaaagaagataaaaaatatactagaaataaaaggaatcctaaaaaagaagaaatgtgcaG TGATTTGCTGAAGCCCACTCAGAAGGAGATGAAGTTGAAGAGAGAATCCCCTGTTAAAAAAGAGATGGGTGAAGACAATactggtgatgatgatgatgaaagtGAAGATGAATGGGAGGATGTAGAGG AACTCCAGGAACCTGCCACAGCTAAGTTAGAAGAAGATCCTGTTCTTCCGGCAGTGGTGCTGCCAAGCAATCCTGTCGAGATAGAGATTGAAACTCCAgagcagatgaagaaaagagagaggag agaaaaaaggaaagctgagttTGAGATGTATCTTCGGAGAATGATGAAACGTTTCAGCAAGGAGGTTCGTGAGGACACACATAAG GTTCACCTCTTGTGTTTATTAGCAAATGGTTTCTATAGAAACAGGATCTGCAGCCAGCCAGATCTTCATGCTATTGGTCTATCCATCATCCCCACCCACTTCACAAAAGTGCCTGCAGGCCAAGTGGACCTTCTCTACCTTTCCAACTTGGTGAAATG GTTTGTTGGAACCTTCACTGTCAACGATGAGCTTTCCACTGGAAAAGGAGAGCCCCTTCAGTCAACTTTGGAGAGGCGCTTTGCCATCTATGCTGCACGGGATGATGAGGAGTTGGTTCAT atatttttaattattctgcGAGCGTTACAGCTTCTGTGTCGCCTTGTGCTGTCTTTTCAACCCGTTCCTCTCAAGGAAACAAGAGCAAAG GGAAAAAGCTCATCCAAGAGCCAGTCTGTCAGTGGTACCTCTGAGGGGCAGGAGAGCTCTGCCACAACACCCAAAGCTGTGGCAAAAAAATGCCCCTGCAAAAAAGCCAAGCATGATGAGAAGTCCTCAGAGAGCGAAAAAGACAACAAGGAGCCAAAGAAACTCAAAACTGTTCAGACCAAAAGGATACACAAATCGAAGTTGACTACAGGCAGCCAGGAACAGAAGGAATCTGGTAATGGGGAGAGCAGTTTAGTGGAAAAAGATGGGCCAGTGAGGCCCAAGAACAACCGCCGGAGACGAGTGGCCTCCAAAGTGTGTTACAAAGAAGAGAGTGGAAGTGATGAGGGCAGTGGTTCAGACTTTGAGGTTTCAGAGGAGGAGAGTGATCTCTCTGATGAGGATTTTGAAACTGTCTCTAAAAGGTGGAGGAGCTCACTGGGCTCCCAGAAGTCAAAGGTAACGGCtataaaaagccccaaaactgAGACTTCAGAATCAAAGCTGTCCAAAAATTCATGTGGACCTGAGCCTAGGCCGGCAAAAAGTACAGCTCCAGCCTTGCCTCCtgcacagagaaagagaaacaaaataatttctagtgATGAGGATGATGGACAGCAGGAGGTAAGGAAAGTGATGGGCACAGACCAGTGGCTGGAGGTTTTCCTTGAACGTGAGGACAAGTGGGTGTGTGTAGACTGTGTTCATGGCAACGTTGatcagccacagctgtgctTCACATATGCCACAAAGCCACTTTTCTACATTGTGGGATTTGACAATGATGGGAGTGTCAGGGATGTGACACAAAGATATGACCCTGTGTGGATGACTGCAACAAGGAAGAACCGTGTGGACCCTGAGTGGTGGGAAGACACGCTGCAGCCATACAAAAGCCCCTATGTGGAAAGagacaagaaggaagaaaaagag TTTCAAGTTAAGCTTCAAGATCAGCCTCTACCAACAGCGATTGGAGAGTACAAAAACCACCCTCTTTATGCACTGAAGAGGCACCTCTTGAAATACCAGGCGATCTATCCTGAGTCAGCTGCTATCCTAGGGTACTGCAGGGGAGAGGCTGTCTACTCCAG AGACTGCGTACACACGCTGCACTCCAAGGACACTTGGCTGAAGCAAGCTCGAGTGGTGAGGATTGGAGAAGTGCCTTACAAG ATGGTGAAAGGATATTCCAACCAGGCGAGGAAGGCACGCCTTGCAGAGCCTGCAAACAGGGACAAAGAGGACCTGGCGCTGTTTGGTCGCTGGCAGACTGAGGAGTATCAGCCACCTGTAGCAGTGGATGGAAAG GTTCCTCGGAATGAATATGGAAATGTCTATCTTTTCCTGCCATCCATGTTACCCGTTGGCTGTGTGCAGCTGAGACTCCCAAATCTGAACAGATTGGCGCGGAAGCTGGACATTGACTGTGCTCAAGCCATCACTGGATTTGATTTTCATGGCGGCTACTCGCACCCCGT TACCGATGGCTACGTTGTCTGTGAGGAGTATAAAGAGGTCCTTATTGCCGCCTGGGAGAATGAACAAGCAGAAAtagagaagaaggagaaggag AAGCGTGAGAAAAGAGCTCTGGGGAATTGGAAGCTGCTGACAAAAGGACTTCTCATCAGAGAGAGACTGAAGCAACGCTACTCCATCAAG ACTGAGCCGTCAGCACCCGAGACAGAGACAGGAGCAGCATTCTCTTCTGATGAAGAAGGAGGTCCAAGTTCAGAGACTGCAGTAGGGAACGTGGCCATTTCTTGGCCCCAGAATCGCTggttagagaaagaaaaagaagagaagacagCCAGAAAGAGCAAGcgagaaaagaaaggagaagcagcacagttGTTCCCTTTTGAGAAACTGTGA
- the TMEM43 gene encoding transmembrane protein 43 — MSRNFSDTGSRKEHVKITSESKPGFLERLSETSGGMLMGLVTFLLSFYLLFTNEGRALRTAKSLDEGLSLVIPLDSIHSVSQQNEGRLVHLAGALSTSKPLFDPSYGLSIQAVKLKRNVEMYQWVEYEESTEYEENGEIKKETKYSYNTEWKSEVVNSRNFDREIGHKNPSAMAVESFTAVSPNVQVGSFVLSKGIVDKIDDFKQLSLSHLEDPHADVTRGGDYFYHSENPRRPEVGDLRVSFFYAGLSGDDPHLGSADKVTVIARQRGDQLVPYHTKSGDILQILYPGDLSVEEVFQKEHESNTMKTWALRAAGWLSMFVGISLMTRIFYTLVDWFPVVRDLVNIGLKAFAFCVASSLSLLTISIGWLFYRPLWALLIGLLSVVPIVVAKSRVPPKKQQ; from the exons ATGTCGAGGAAT TTCTCTgacacaggcagcagaaaagaacaTGTTAAAATCACAAGTGAGTCCAAACCAGGATTCCTGGAGAGGCTCAGCGAGACTTCTGGAGGCATGTTGATGGGACTTGTgacatttcttctgtctttctaccttCTTTTTACCAATGAA GGACGAGCTTTAAGGACAGCCAAATCTCTTGATGAGGGACTTTCTCTTGTGATCCCCCTTGATAGCATCCACAGTGTGTCTCAGCAGAATGAAGGGAGACTGGTGCACTTAGCTGGTGCTCTGAGTACATCTAAG CCTTTGTTTGATCCCAGCTATGGGCTCTCCATCCAGGCTGTCAAACTTAAGCGTAATGTGGAAATGTACCAGTGGGTAGAATATGAAGAGTCCAC GGAATATGAAGAGAATGGTGAGATTAAGAAAGAGACAAAGTATTCGTATA ATACTGAGTGGAAATCGGAAGTTGTGAACAGCAGAAACTTTGATCGAGAAATTGGACACAAAAACCCTAG TGCAATGGCTGTGGAGTctttcactgctgtttctcCTAACGTCCAGGTTGGCAGCTTTGTTCTTTCCAAGG GTATTGTGGATAAAATTGATGACTTCAAGCAGTTGAGCTTGTCACACCTTGAGGATCCACATGCTGATGTTACCCGAGGAGGGGATTACTTTTACCACAGCGAGAACCCCAGGCGTCCAGAA GTAGGAGACCTTCGTGTCTCGTTCTTCTATGCAGGTCTGAGTGGAGATGACCCCCATTTGGGCTCCGCTGATAAG GTGACTGTGATTGCTCGCCAGCGAGGTGATCAGCTGGTTCCATATCATACCAAGTCTGGAGATATCCTGCAGATTCTGTACCCTGGGGATCTCTCTGTGGAG gaagTGTTTCAGAAAGAGCATGAGAGTAACACCATGAAGACCTGGGCTCTCCgtgcagcaggctggctgtCAATGTTTGTAGGCATCAGTCTAATGACCCGAATCTTTTACACTTTAG TGGACTGGTTTCCTGTTGTGAGAGATCTGGTTAACATTGGATTAAAAGCATTTGCCTTCTGCGTAGCCAGTTCGCTGTCACTGCTGACCATCTCCATCGGCTGGCTCTTCTACCGCCCTCTCTGGGCGTTGCTGATCGGGTTGCTCTCTGTAGTTCCAATTGTGGTTGCAAAATCTCGTGTTCCAccaaagaagcagcagtga